DNA sequence from the Daphnia carinata strain CSIRO-1 chromosome 8, CSIRO_AGI_Dcar_HiC_V3, whole genome shotgun sequence genome:
ttttttgttttttgtttttttttgttgttgattgatTGATTGAGTTTGaagaaatggggggggggaaggaaagaaacaaaaagagagaatggaaacatgaaaaatgaTCGTTTGTGATACGCCGTTTCTTCATCAAATTTAAGTGCAGAATTAAGCATTGTGCTCCATTaattactaattttttttttgttttccttgtcaTTTTGCCCGGCCCCTCTTACGAGATATGTTACCATCTCTCGcatgtttcttcttcatttttgttttgattttttaaaaaaacttaatttgatccgctgttttgttttgttgcaaTAGCGGGGAACAGATTATCCATCCGTACGGCTATTTTTCAACACACACTTTTCAGAATTAGAttataattctttttcttcttcttctttatttggggtaaatttggaaaaaaaaaacaaaacaacaaaacaaaatctgtcatatctacattttttttgtttttttttttgttttgatgttttgttatttcttttcttttttgggtgAGCTTCAAATATTTACACACTAGGAATGTAatgtcaaatgaaaaaatttaaagatttCCAGTGTGAATATGAGATAAactcttggaaaaaaaaaaaagaaaagaattaagtAAAATGCCATCTAccgacaaaacaaataactgCCCTGTAATTTCTCTCCGAAAACTATATGCTGCCCTGAAATTTACGtgtttcaaatgttttcttatttcactgcctatatatatatatatatatttggaTTTGCTGGGTTCccgtccccccccctccccccccccgcccgTCTTTCCTATAAGACTACACCCCCATGTTTTGTTGGCTCGACGATTTGTACCGAAATATCCCCGAATcataatcaatttttttttctctggatAGGTGACAACTGCAAAGGAAAGAATGCAACAAACTAACAGAagcttcttttaaaaacaaaacttacgAGAGCCCTGTGCCTTacgcaaaaagaagaaaaagacatCCATTTTTTCGTGTGTCTTTAGGGTAATCAAAGACTACGAATATCGATTtagatagaaacaaaaaaaaaaaacaaaaaacaaaggaaggTGACCGGAGAGGCTAAATGAATTATCGCAGCGAacacaaacaagaaatttgttgttgaaaaaaaaaaaaaaaaggcacacacccaccaacacacacatacacgtcATTAATCAttcaaacaacgaaaaaatgCGGTTATTATTGCGACCCTTGTTTGTTTCGTCTTACGTAACCTATCGTCCTGGATCTTCCTTTTATTGTTGCTGTTCCTTTCTACAGAGAGTATACCCCTGATACGGGCATACACACCTACACCACTATACAATGGATTGTATCTCTCGGGTGTTACGTGTTTATTGATATGTAATGATTTGATTTATTATCTGAATGTGCGCTATGCGGCCGTTCCTCTggaaaccttttgtttttattctcgtGGTTGTTACGACGCGCCCTCCCTCCCCGTCTCAGTTGAAAACAAATCCTATCGTTTTCTCTGCTACACCACACAGACACCACTTGAATCTACCACTTTTCCTTTATTATTGctgcttcttttcttcatttaaatttatttttagttttaattttcttcttcgtcacaAATAATTTTGTGTATCTTggcatttctgtttttttggttgtctATTTCATCGTTCTTCTTACTTCTTCTATTATTCAGTACTTTATGTGCACTactatataacactatatacatatatacttgtcttttctgttttgacgtgccccccccccccttcctcaACCGCCATTGTGACATTTtgagtaaaagaaaacaaacaaaagggagAGCAGTTTGTTTCACGGTCTTCCACGGAAGTCAGACGAATGGCCTGCTCCTCCTCCGATTGAAGGATACAACTCGAAGTGCGCTATAATACATACAGAGAAGGGACGTTTTGatacccacacacacacacacacacacaacatatACGTCAGGCTGTCAAATAAGCAATAACgattaaaaagcaaaaaaaaaaaaaaaaaaaataataataataaataaataataacctAAATAAATccccatttttgtttcccttttaaaacacaataaaatatatttgtatatgtgtgtgtgtgtgggttgGTGTGTTTGTGTCACAGCATCGTACATATAGTGTTGTGTCGTTCACGTGAAAGACatgaaaacatttgtttttgttttttttattattgattcaCCAACACCTCGCCCCGCCCAaaatgctgctgctgctacctCTTGTCTCTGTGTCACCCCTTCCCTCCTAAAAATCAATCCTCCCCACTCTCGGAAAAAGTATTTGGCCATATCTCTCTTCCCTTTTCACTcgccatatttttttgtcacacccatttttatttgtgtgttcTCTCTCCTGCGCTGTTCCCTCCCCCCGATGTCGTTTTCAGCGGTTCAATTCGCCACGTAAAAACATATTCAACTACGAAAGGAGTCCCGTCTCGttcgaagaaaacaaacggagAAGATTTTGGTTGTCGATGgataaaacagcaaaaaaaaacaaaacaaaacacaatatCAATAAGGAATTGATTGGCGTTTGCCTCCCCTCAATTTATCTTCTTCCTCTCTTGGTTCATTCAATCGATGGAAAGTTCAAATTTTCTAACGTGTCTCTATATACTGTTGAATTTACGGGAACTTGAGggagataaagaaaaaagttgcCAGTACTAAATCTCTTGTCTACCCTTTCCTCCAGCTCTATCGCTACAATCTTCTTTTCACCACCCCTTTCATCACCTGCCTGTATTgcggagaaagaagaagaaaacaaaagcaactCAGCTCCACCCTCCTCTCCCTCccgaataaaacaaaagtgttAAATGTACCATCAGCCACGTGCATGTTCTTTCACCCACGATCTTTTACTATATTATCATGAgtcattactttttttttatttcttacaaAATGGcgagtaaaaaagaaaaaaaaaaagaaaaaaaaaagataaataaaaatacaatgcGGGAAATGTGTTACCAGAAATCAGCTTTCTTCCTTTCTTATTTAATCGGGTCAGCTAAATCGGTTTGATCAAAATAACGACCGACTAGGCATATGAAAAGATTCAGTTGGGGTAAAAGTGGATCCTCGGCAGATGTTAAATTGGCCCGAAATGTGCTACACAAGCGCGCCAGCGTTCTGATGAGACTACACATTTCGGGCTTCAAAGGTTTCTCCAACTTTGCCAGCAAAGCATAGAGCCACTGACCCCTCTGTTGCGAAAAACTTGTTTCCTCCAGCCAGCTGACATTGTACTCGAGCAGAGTTTCAACCATAAACTGCATTACAAAATCATTACTATGTGAATTGTcaagaaaaaatagcaattaaGATTACCTGATTCAATGACAAAATTATGGGAAGCATAGGTGGTGTTCCTGAACATTCTTTATCGTCTGGATTTCCAAAGCACAATATCGaccattccttttctttgtctcCGTCAGGCTGAAATAAGCAATTAGAATTGTGAATCACAAAAACAGATGTAtcaaaacatttcaattttatacTAAGGCTATGGATGGTTTAATTTTGATTCCTTGTTGTTTCTGTTTAGCTAAATATTGGGTCATTTGGTTTCTTAGAGAAGAAAACTGGGAAACTTGTAACTTTTGCCATTCATCTGAAGGAAGGAAACCAGGTGGTGCAGCTGGACAGCCAGAGTCCTATATGTTACAAGATGATATCATAAGgtaataactttttttttttttactttgaataaTTTAGTCTACAGTAGTGTACAAGACGGTTTGCGCTTTGAGCTTTTTGCCTGTCATATCGGCAACGACGACAGCATCACATTTCCGCGATTCAACTCTATTCAAAGAGAGCCAGATCAAAACACGCAGATACGATTTAATAAACTAATAGTTTTGATAACTTACATAACACGTCTCAAGTATTCTTGACCCGTACTGGGTGCTGACTCAAAATCAATATCCTCATCAGTTTCCTCGACATGGAGTGCTTTATGGAGAAACTCATCCATACTAGTTTGAGTGTAGTTTCTCggttatttgttttgaagttTGTAGTCGTCTGCTACGCTAGAATGCACTACGGGTTCgcgacaaaaagaaatcgaagagCCATCATTTCAACTTTTACCTATTTAAATACGCAATATGatcaaattttaatatttcgtGAAACTCTATTATTCTGGTGTTTCAATAATGACTAACATTTAATGAGAAGCACAAATACTTTACTTTAAATCTCTATTAGCGTTTCTTTGAGTTTATGGTTATATTTGACAATGCAGCGCCAGAGTCAAAACATGAAACACGAGAGTTTGTTTAAGCATAATTTTCCCTCGAGAGAGCTTTAACAGATGTTTTCTCACGCATGCACGATCTTCTTCTAGAGGGCATCTTGACTATTAACTGCCAGCAGTTGGGTAGATAACCCAACCCTCCTTGTTGTATactcaaaatttttttttgtcaacttTATACATTGTTAGAATGTTATTTAAAGTTTGTTTTCTGTCCTTGCTCGTTTACTTTTGTTCCGCTACAAAAGCGGATCCCGCCAATACGTATGATATTCTTTACAGCCAGGCGGTAGAAGCATATTTAAATGAGCAATGGGATGAGTGCGTTTCGCGCATGAACGAAGCCATCGAAGATTACCACTTTTACAGGGATGCTGTTGTGGGCTGCCGAATGGAATGCATAAAAGCTTCCTTTGAAAAACCTTTAGTTTCTCCACATCTAGAAGACATGAAACTCTGGGAAAAGATGATAAAAAAGACACTTTGCTTactgaaatgcaaaaaacaaatcttgaAAAATCGAGCAGAACTTGTTGATCGTCAAATTGAAGGTTGAATTCTTACATCATTGTTAATATTAAGTTATACATTGaattaatatatatatatcttttccAACAGCTGATTTTGAAACATTGAAACCTTATGATTATCTTCAACTTTGTTACTTTAAAGTCAGTATTTGTTCAACACATACTTTTTTACAGagtgcttaaaatgtttgtgCTTTATCAATTTATTTTCAGACAAATGATAACAACAAAGCAGCTTCGTGTGCCTATACTTTCTTAACCATGAACACTAATCATTCGGTGATGAAAGAAAACCTTCGATTTTTCATTAATGAACTGAAGGTGGATCCTAACTACATCATCAACCTTGAAGCCAAACCATATGTCGACATGTACCTTAGGGGCAGTGAAGCCTACAAGAAGAAGGACTATGACAGAACCACAAACTACATGGAGCTTTCACTAGTAGAATATTTACAAGCTGAGGAAGAATGTAGAGCCCATTGTGAGGGCCCCTTTGACCAGGGCTGGTTTCCAGATTTCATTTCTAGCATCTCAAGTATGTACACAGCATTCACATTCTAAATAATCTAGTTTAGCAGGTTTACCAATAGGGTAACGACATTATTTGCTTAGATCATTATACTTTCACGTTACGCTGCAAGCGAAGGTGTGCCAAAAAACTACAAAACTTGAATGGCGAGATACATGACGACCTCCTACCGAGTCATTATCATTACTTGCAGTTTGCATATTTTAAACGTAAGCTATTTCTTTATGATAATTATCTTTAATGTTTCATTTCAGTTTTGTAAGATGATCAAACATGATGGtttaatgtttgttttcaatttttacagTGGGGAATATCGAAAAAGCTTGCCAGGCTGCGGCctcttatcttttatttttccctaaTGATGAGACCATGATTGATAACAAAAACTTTTACATGACGCTGGGCAACGTAAATGAGAGCATGTTCGTTGCGAGAGCCGAAGCACTTCATTATCACGAACGTGAATTAGGAGAGAAAGCGCTACTCCAATTTATAGAAGATAGCTTCCAGTTCGACGAGGGTGAGATCTTAGAGCCCACTGGTCCCGATTTTGCCTCATTTGATACGGATCTAGCAACCGTGCCCACGGACTCGATTACCCAAAACGAAATCCCCGGCAGCACGTAACTCATCAGGTTTCTCATGACTAATGTTCCCAATTTTTTAATACTCTCATAATGTTTTCTCTACAAGAATCTCTTAAACACAGTTATAGGTGTACATCCCCATAGCTATGTCTTACCCACTTGACCAATGACTTCCATTCATGTGGTGCCTTTTAATTTTCCAGTTCCAGAACTATAAGTGCCAAAGAATTCGTTCTTTAAAGCTGCCTTTCTCCAGAGCGACCATCTATTAGAACTTTCAGCTACAAATACAGCTACAAAAATGATAAGTATGCAAAGTAGTCTTTTTTAGAAAACGATTTTTCTCGTTGTATTTTAAGGCCAGAGTTAATCATTCAGGTATAATATTAAAGATAATATCATGCCATTTGCAGGAAATAAGCAGTTGATGAGACACGTTAAATTAGGTACAAAGCCAAAAATATCAGACAAACACAGAAaagtcaaattttaaaaaaataatataagaaaaaaaaaaaacagaattagTTTCTGTTGTTCTGTCCTAAAAGAGATGCGATGCCCCACCCCCTGGTTGGCCATAAGGTATAAAAATTGGACACAAGTAATAAAgcgattccttttttttacagcgTAAGAGATGAAACATCGTCAAGGCGTTTGCTGAGTTTgctttatttttcgttttttgtcgTTTCccactttttaaaaaaattttcttttgaattccgGGTATGTGGTGACAggaagagaagaagaggaaaatttgttttgttttctttactaGAATTGCAATAACGGATTGTTTTAACCCCTGAAAGAAGCGCGGCATTCAACCAAGGGATCGCCATCCTGGCCAATGGGGCAAGAACAAACTGCCCCATGGTTACGTGCGTCACAACGTGCCCCAATTCCGCAAACGGAGGACCTCGACGAAGAGGTACTGGTGCATGGGTCGACACATTGGTATCCGTAACAGGCTTGTTGGCCGGAGCAATCCTATGTAAATAAGGAGAACATGCTGTCAgtgcttgttgttgttatcgGACTTTGCTTAAACTTACCGCATGGTCGATACACTGGCCCTTTCGGCATCCGACGAGAGGATCGCCGAGATATCCAGCGCGGCAGAAGCAGACGGGTCTGTCGTTTCCTTGACGATCCGTGCCCGGTTTACAATCGGCGTCGGTTCCGCAAGGATTCGGGTTGCAAAGATCACCTGTTTTGAtcagagaaaaagagatatGGTTTAGAAGAGATCCTCAAGATTGCTTACGACATTCTTACTCTTGTCGAATGGTCGGCAAGCAGTGAATGGATGTCCAGTGTGGCCCTTGGGGCAAGAGCAAATGGCCTTGTGGCTCTCGACACGACACTCGGCGCCAATGCCGCAAGCTCCTGTGCAAGGGTCGACGCACTTGAGATTGAAGCAAGCCTGGTTGCTACGGCAATCCTCGTGTTGCGTGCACTCGGGGAAGCAGCTGCTGTACGGATCACCCAAAAGTTGGCCGGGCAACTGCAGATTGCGCGATGGTTCTAAAGAGcgttccagaaaaaaacaagatgacgtAATCATTTTTTACATAATCGTTTTAGGGGGAAGAACAAAACCGGAAAATTTTTTGAgggttttccaaaaattcataCCCGAACGTTGCAGTCGGCGTAAGTTCCGCAACTTCCACATGGATCTGTGCAACGGAAGCCTAGGCAAGCCCGGTTGGCATCACATTGGGAATCAGTTTCGCATTCACGACGACAGCCCTGTAagttaatttttcttttgttattaatCAATTCACTTTTTATCATTTTATGTAATAAGAACCTCAATGGGATTGCCCATAAATCCATCCTGGCAAGAGCAGACAGCACGGTTGTTCTCGACGCGACACTTGGAGTTGGCTCCGCAAGGTGTGGGGGTACAATAATCTCCACCAGcttaaaaatttagaaaatcaTCATTAAAATATCGTTTCTTTCAATAGTATTTTCCAATTTGACTTTGACGGCCGGCAATGTTGGAGCTGGAAGACGGAGTACAGGAGACGAACGGATCGCCGGTGAATCCCCTTGGGCATTGGCAGACGGTGACGTGATTGCGAACGGTACATTCAGCGTCAACACCGCAAGACGTCGAGCAAGGATTGATGCAACGGAAGTTGTGGCACACCTTGTCGGTCGGGCATTcagcgttttcttttccagcaAATTATTGgaaattaaaacattttcattgcCATTTTGTGAGGGATCCCGAAACTTACCGACACACTCTGAGCGACGACATCCAGTGTAAGGGTCACCCTCATAACCAGCACGGCAAGCGCAAACAGCCCGGAAGCTTCGAAGTAGGCAGTTAGCGTTTGATCCGCAGTTGAAGTTTGCGCAAGGGTCATCACCAAAGCTTGAGCTGCTGCTAGTGAAAGAAGATGCAGCTGGGCTAAATGAGGAACCAGAAGAGCCGAAAGAAGTGCCGAAGGACGAAGAACTCGAAACAGGGGCGCTGCTAAAGGATCCACCAAAGCTATCGGATCCAGTGATGATCGTCTGTCGGTTGCCAGTAAATGGGTTGCTGTTGAAGCTGCTGTGACTGCTGCTGGAACCGGTCAAAATACGTTGATCTATGCAAGAAAAATGATAAtgaataatttaatttttataccACGATAGGAAGAATTAGAACTTACCAGTATGACCTGCAGTGCAGCGAGTAAAGGGATCGCCAGAATAACCTGAAGGACAACGACAGATGGCACGACGGTTGCGGGGCTCGCAAACAGCGTTAGTTCCGCAAATGCCATCTTCGCAAATGTTGACACATCGTCCCCTGGCGCAGTTTTGCGTATTGGAAcaatcgtcatcatcatcgcacTGTGGTCCGCAACCGGTGATGGTGTCCGGCTTGGGAAAGAAACCCGACTTGCAACGACAGACAGCCACACCAAGCGGGCTCACCATACAATCCGTATTGGGGCCACACGGGTAAGGACTGCACGGATCATTACCTGCAGATACAAATGgggaagaaaatggaaaaacaaaacaatgtcaAATCTTTTGCTTTGCATATGACAAGGTATTGGTGCCACAGGGTCATGTGTGCTTCCATTATTACAGtacaaagcaaaagaaaaacaggccaTCAGTGTACAAAAATGATTGGTTTTTGATAAGTGGTGGTTTTCCCAAAATctggcaaagaagaagaagaagcaagtTCACCTACTTTACTAATATTTCCTCATTCCGCACAGGCGATAGAATGAGAAAAAGGGCCGTTATACAGCCTTCAGGTACATTAAAATTTGCAAACTGACTGGTTTTATGCTATTAAAAGTTCAACAATATTTCTTCTCACAGATTACCATGCAAATATTGACTTCAAAATCCACTGACCCACAAAACGTTCAAatgcattattatttttgataaTATTTTTACCCGAAAAGCCTCCCATGGCGGCAGCCTGGGCAATCAGCAAAGACAAGGCCAGCATCCCGACCATTTCAAGATCTAAAAAACCGACATGTAaaggtaaaaatcaaacaatgtaCATATATTTCGTGTATACACAATAACCTAGCGTGTCTAATTTAATCACACGCATCCATATAACCTATTTTAATTCATAGGAATAGAAACACTTGAATGAGACAGTGAACCAATTGGAAAACCAGTTGAGGGCTATGCCTTTCATGGGttatcaaatgtttttcttttttttttcttagagtTTTGCATGTGTCTGCCTGTCGAGGTCGAGTGATGTGGAAGGGAGATGTTATCTGTCTTGCCAATTCATGCAATTCCATAATGGGCTTGCAAgagttctttatttttgtttgccgGCTGGCCAACCTTGACGACCGGCTTCCTACCACCATCCCCCGGATTTTCTGACGTTATTCGGCATCGCACGTAAATCCCCTCTTCTCCATTTATGGAAGTagttttctctctcgtttgcCAATTGCACGAATCACCAAATGGATTCGAGCTCAAACAAGACCAGCCCTGCCAACCAAACTCTCGCATTCTAATGAGCAAGgcgaagaaaacaagaagatgaCATCTTTCTTTGTTAGTTACATCCCCAGATTGGGTACTCTTGAGTGATTCAGTTCTGTCGTGTTATCGTTTGATTATGGGCGGGTCCCAACATTGAGtgaccttcttcttttgctcttTAGGCGGGTAGTGGTGGTGATTTCAGAAACTTACCATCTAAGgaagaagcttaaaaaaaCGCCAGAGAGAtagttgctgctgctgctgaccCACACCCTTCTAGCCTCGACAAGCATAAGCTAACAACACATGCACGATtgagagaggaagaaaaaaagaaacaaaataagagaCCCATGATAAACAAGCCCATCCTATTTGATCCAACCAGAGTTTCACGAACGACGCCAGTGATTTTTTTGCCCcccacatttttcatttggatcTTTACCAACTTTCCAATTTTTGGCaaatacctttttctttctt
Encoded proteins:
- the LOC130703660 gene encoding endoplasmic reticulum protein SC65-like, which translates into the protein MLFKVCFLSLLVYFCSATKADPANTYDILYSQAVEAYLNEQWDECVSRMNEAIEDYHFYRDAVVGCRMECIKASFEKPLVSPHLEDMKLWEKMIKKTLCLLKCKKQILKNRAELVDRQIEADFETLKPYDYLQLCYFKTNDNNKAASCAYTFLTMNTNHSVMKENLRFFINELKVDPNYIINLEAKPYVDMYLRGSEAYKKKDYDRTTNYMELSLVEYLQAEEECRAHCEGPFDQGWFPDFISSISNHYTFTLRCKRRCAKKLQNLNGEIHDDLLPSHYHYLQFAYFKLGNIEKACQAAASYLLFFPNDETMIDNKNFYMTLGNVNESMFVARAEALHYHERELGEKALLQFIEDSFQFDEGEILEPTGPDFASFDTDLATVPTDSITQNEIPGST
- the LOC130703654 gene encoding LOW QUALITY PROTEIN: neurogenic locus notch homolog protein 1-like (The sequence of the model RefSeq protein was modified relative to this genomic sequence to represent the inferred CDS: inserted 1 base in 1 codon); the encoded protein is MVGMLALSLLIAQAAAMGGFSGNDPCSPYPCGPNTDCMVSPLGVAVCRCKSGFFPKPDTITGCGPQCDDDDDCSNTQNCARGRCVNICEDGICGTNAVCEPRNRRAICRCPSGYSGDPFTRCTAGHTDQRILTGSSSSHSSFNSNPFTGNRQTIITGSDSFGGSFSSAPVSSSSSFGTSFGSSGSSFSPAASSFTSSSSSFGDDPCANFNCGSNANCLLRSFRAVCACRAGYEGDPYTGCRRSECVENAECPTDKVCHNFRCINPCSTSCGVDAECTVRNHVTVCQCPRGFTGDPFVSCTPSSSSNIAGRQTGGDYCTPTPCGANSKCRVENNRAVCSCQDGFMGNPIEGCRRECETDSQCDANRACLGFRCTDPCGSCGTYADCNVRNHRAICSCPANFXGDPYSSCFPECTQHEDCRSNQACFNLKCVDPCTGACGIGAECRVESHKAICSCPKGHTGHPFTACRPFDKSDLCNPNPCGTDADCKPGTDRQGNDRPVCFCRAGYLGDPLVGCRKGQCIDHADCSGQQACYGYQCVDPCTSTSSSRSSVCGIGARCDARNHGAVCSCPIGQDGDPLVECRASFRG
- the LOC130703668 gene encoding gem-associated protein 2-like, which produces MDEFLHKALHVEETDEDIDFESAPSTGQEYLRRVIVESRKCDAVVVADMTGKKLKAQTVLYTTDSGCPAAPPGFLPSDEWQKLQVSQFSSLRNQMTQYLAKQKQQGIKIKPSIALPDGDKEKEWSILCFGNPDDKECSGTPPMLPIILSLNQFMVETLLEYNVSWLEETSFSQQRGQWLYALLAKLEKPLKPEMCSLIRTLARLCSTFRANLTSAEDPLLPQLNLFICLVGRYFDQTDLADPIK